From a region of the Solanum stenotomum isolate F172 chromosome 2, ASM1918654v1, whole genome shotgun sequence genome:
- the LOC125855462 gene encoding monothiol glutaredoxin-S1-like, whose protein sequence is MERVMKLGGESPVVIFTKSNCCISHSIETLIRSFGANPTIYELDELPNGMEMEKALVELGCKPSVPAVFIGKELVGGSNEIMSLNLRGNKLKQLLIRAKAIWV, encoded by the coding sequence ATGGAAAGAGTGATGAAGTTGGGAGGAGAAAGTCCAGTGGTGATTTTCACTAAGAGTAATTGTTGCATATCTCACAGCATTGAAACCCTAATTCGTAGTTTTGGTGCAAACCCTACGATTTATGAGCTTGATGAACTTCCAAATGGGATGGAAATGGAGAAAGCATTGGTTGAATTAGGGTGTAAGCCTAGTGTGCCAGCAGTGTTCATTGGGAAAGAATTAGTTGGTGGTTCAAATGAGATAATGAGCCTTAATTTGAGGGGCAATAAGCTCAAGCAATTGCTTATAAGGGCTAAAGCCATTTGggtataa